The DNA segment GGGGGGAGCCTCGCGCGGTCAGTTCTTCAGCGGCAATGGTGCACCCAAAGTTGCCACGGGTGGGGCTTCTCGCGGCCAATTTTTCAGCGGTAATGGTACCCCCAAGGTGACCACAGGGGGGGCCTCCCGGGGTGAGTTCTTCAGTGGCAACGGTGCACCCACTTCAGCCGCCGGGGGAGCCTCTCGCGTAGGAACGTACTATCTCAATCCTTCGATGGTGAGTGCTGATGGCCCTGCCGCTATCAAAGCCCTCCTGCCCCAAAGCTACTTCGGAACAACGATTTCTGAGCGACCCACCATTCTCGTGTATGTGCCAGCCTCGTCTGCCCAAGAGGCGGTTTTTAGCCTTAAGGACGAAGCCGGCAACACTCAATATCAGATGACCTTACCCGTCTCAGGCCAAGCTGGAATCATGGCGGTTACGCTGCCTGCTGATGCACCCGCTTTGGAAGTATCCAAGAATTACCAGTGGTTCCTAGCCCTGAATGTGGATGGTCAACTTAGCCCCAGTACTCCCTACGTGGATGGTTGGGTGCAACGGATTCAACCAAGCGCTGAACTGGCTACGTTGTTGCAGCAGACGGATGGATTAAAACGGGCTGAAGCGTTGGGTAAGGCGGGAGTCTGGTATGACTGCGTTGCGACCTTGTCAGCCGTACGATCGGCACAACCCAATAGCGAAACCTTCAACAAACAATGGACTGATCTGCTGTCCTCTGTAGGTCTCAAAGACATTGAGAAAGCCCCCATGCTGGCATTGGCCTATTGATGCCATCCATAATGCCATCCACATAGTGAATTTTGGGATAGTGGATTTTGCAAGTGGAGGCTACCCCGTTGGGGTTTGATTCTAATGGGTGTATCCCCTCCCAAATTTAGGGTAACAATCTACGAGCTGAACGCAGAAAGCATCCCTAAAAAATGTGTTGTGATGTAGTTGCCTCCCGTTGGTTGTCGCGTAGGGTTTTCAGATTTGTCTGAGGGCTATGTCTGAGGGCTATGTCTGAGAGCGATTCGCGAAACCAATTGAGCAATTTATCACAGCACATTTTGCTAAATCTACTGTAGCTCTATAGTTCATTCCAGTTTTGATTTTTATGAAACTTGCCGTATCTATGTGGCATAGGTTTAGACAGTTAGTTAAAGACACTCGTAGTGTTTGTATTATTACTCCAACAGTGACCCTAGCTGTAATCTCTGGTCAGTTAGTGGGACTGTTCAACTTATCCGAATGGAAGACGCGAGATGAGTTCTTTCGATTACGATCGCAGGATACCTTAGCAGATTCCGTGGTGGTGGTCACCATTGACGAAGAGGATATTCGCTCCGTCAAAAAGTGGCCGATTCCAGACTGGGCCTTGGCTGACCTCATTACAAAAATTCGGGATCAGAAACCTCGGGCCATTGGGCTCGATCTTTACCGAGATTTGCCGGAAGGCAGTGGCCATGACAAATTGGTCAAAGTGTTTCAAACAACGCCAAGCTTGATCGGGGTGGAGAAAGTAACCGGCGATCGAGTTCCCCCATCCCCAGAGTTAAAGAAGCTCAATCAAGTGGGGCTAGCGGATTTAGTCCTAGATGGCGATCGGCAAGTGCGTCGAGCCTTGCTGACGGTGGAAGATGCCAAGGATAAAGGCGCGATCAAGGCAAGTTTGGGAACCTATGTAGCCTTAAAGTATTTAGAAGCAGACAACATTGCCTTAGAAAGTGTAGATCCCAAGCAGCAAAAATTTAAGCTGGGCAAAGCCACCTACGTCCCATTGAAAAACCAGGAAGCGGGATACACCGAAGGGGATTTAGGGGGGTATCAGATTCTGCTGAATTGGCATGGCTCAGAGACGGCCTTCCGCACCGTGACGATGCGAGATGTAATAGCAGGGCGTATTCCAGCGGATTTAATGCGCGATCGCATGGTCTTTATTGGTTCGACAGCAACCAGCACCAATGACTTTTTTGGAACCCCCTTTAGTAATTCCTGGTTGTACGCCCAAAAGCCAACCCCCGGTGTGGTCATTCATGCCAATATTGCCTATCAATTAGTGCGAGGAGCCAAGCACGGTGGCACCACCCTGACAGGATTTTCTGGAGAGCAACTAGCGGGCTGGATTTTCCTGTGGTCGCTACTCGGCTCAGCAGGCTGTTGGACGCTGGCTAGCACTCAAACTCGCCGTAGAATCGTAGGGGGCCGAATTTTCTGGGCAACCTTGGGCGCAACTGGCG comes from the Alkalinema sp. FACHB-956 genome and includes:
- a CDS encoding DUF928 domain-containing protein, translated to MKHPTFAGTLSIFAVITSCLLPSSAHALTFTPPANNTAPRQSTGGASRGAFKFVPPSNNSAPRQSTGGASRGQFFSGNGAPKVATGGASRGQFFSGKGAPRMATGGASRGQFFSGNGAPKVATGGASRGQFFSGNGTPKVTTGGASRGEFFSGNGAPTSAAGGASRVGTYYLNPSMVSADGPAAIKALLPQSYFGTTISERPTILVYVPASSAQEAVFSLKDEAGNTQYQMTLPVSGQAGIMAVTLPADAPALEVSKNYQWFLALNVDGQLSPSTPYVDGWVQRIQPSAELATLLQQTDGLKRAEALGKAGVWYDCVATLSAVRSAQPNSETFNKQWTDLLSSVGLKDIEKAPMLALAY